The segment GAGAAGGGTAAGCCCCCCTCCGGTTCGAAGCGCCTGAAACACTTTGTTTCTCGCCTCGCACGCTCACCTTTGAACGTCAGAGGGGCTCTGGAGCTCCACATGTCCGATCGTGGGTCGATCACCAACCTAACTCTCAGACCCCAATCCTACGCTGCCAGAGTTACGCCAAAGGGGGATATGGTCGAGCTGCGCGTCCGAGCTGTCGGCCTGAACTTCCGTGATGTCCTTAATGTGATGAATCTCTACCCTGGAGATCCGGGTCCACCAGGATCTGACTGCGCTGGGACAGTCGTGGCAGTGGGCGATCGCGTGAAGCACTTGAAGGTCGGCGATTCTGTCTATGGGGTCGCGCCCGGGTGTCTGAAGACGTACGTCACGACCAACTCCCAAATCATACGGAAGATGCCTGCCTCCATGTCTTtcgaagaagcggcagcgCTGCCGGTCGTTGCGACGACAGTTGAGTACGTGCTCAACGACCTTGC is part of the Toxoplasma gondii ME49 unplaced genomic scaffold asmbl.1607, whole genome shotgun sequence genome and harbors:
- a CDS encoding type I fatty acid synthase (encoded by transcript TGME49_326200), whose amino-acid sequence is MSDRGSITNLTLRPQSYAARVTPKGDMVELRVRAVGLNFRDVLNVMNLYPGDPGPPGSDCAGTVVAVGDRVKHLKVGDSVYGVAPGCLKTYVTTNSQIIRKMPASMSFEEAAALPVVATTVEYVLNDLAKVRAGEKVLIHAVSGGVGIAAVQFCKRVGAVVYVAIPRSSRQK